Genomic window (Campylobacter sp. RM16704):
GAGCATTATGAAAAACTTTCGTCTATTGCAAAGGATGCACAAAAATATGTATTAAAAAAATAATTCAAAATTGTTGTATAATTTTTAAAATTATTTTTAAGTTAAGGTTATTTGATTGAATTTAGTTTTGTTATCTTTTTTACCTTCTTTTAGTCTTGTTTTGGAGTTTTTAGCTTTATTTTTAGCTTATTTTTTTAAGCAAAATAAGATTTTTTTCTTGCTTTTGTTGATTTTATGTGCTAGAGCTTTATCTTTAGTAGCAAGTGAGTATCAAGCACATTTGTTTATCTCGGTGTTTTTGCCTTTTTCTTTTGTGCTTTTTGTGTTTTTGCAAGATAGTAAGCTTGTGTTTGAAAGAATTAATCTCATTAAATTTGCTTATTTAGCCTTTATGGGGCTAGTAGCATTGATACTTAGTACAAGTACTAATTTTAACGCAAGTATTACAAGTGAAATTTTTGGCCTCTCAATACAATTTTTTAAGCCTATTAGCGAGTTAAGTTTTTGTGTGTTTTGGGTAGGATTTGTATTTTTATTATTTTCATATTTTAAAAATAATGATTTTCATTTTTTACTAGCTTATATGGGTTTGAGCGTGCAATTTTTATTTTATAATAATGTCGATTTGGGTTATTATGAATTTGCCTCTTTAGTTCTAATAGGATTTTTAGTATATAAAGCTTATAAAATAGCCTTTTTTGACACTTTAACTAATTTACCAAATTTAAAAGCCTTAAGAAGATATGCACAAGGGCTTGAAAATTTTCATCTAGCTTTGATTGAAGTAAAAAATATCAATGAAATTTATCATCAAAAAAGCTTAAAAATGGGTGAGTTTATAATGCATGAATTTGCTAGGATTTTAAAAAAAGCTTTACACGCTAGGGTTTTTAAAGATGATAAGGATTATTTTATCATTGTATTTGAAAATGAAAATATGGCCTTTGTGCAAAGTAAGCTTCAAATGCTTGAAAATTTTATGCAAAAATATACTTTTGAATTTAAAGAGCAAAGTGCAAAATTAGAAATTAAACTTTGTTTATCTAGTAAAAATGAAAACATAGAAGAGAGTTTAAAACAAGCAAAATTAGAACTTAGAAGACAAAAGGATTAAAATGCTAGATTTGATTTTTAGAGAATATGATATAAGAGGACTTTACCCAAACGAATTGAATGAAAAAAGTGTAAAAGCTATAGGCTATGCTTTGGGTTTAGAAATGAGAGCAAGAGGTTGTGAGAAAGTAAGCATAGGCTATGATGCAAGATATAGTGCAAATGAACTTTTCAACTATTTAATTAGTGGTTTAAATAAAGCTAATATGCAGGTATTTAACATAGGCTTAGCACCAACTCCTATGGGGTATTTTAGCTTATTTTTTGATGATATTTTTGATGCAAACATTATGATAACAGGCTCGCATAATCCAAAAGAATATAATGGCTTTAAAATTACGATTAAAAAAGAAAGTTTTTTTGGTGCTGATTTAAAAAAACTTTCTTTAAAAGTACAAGAGTATTTAGAACTTGAAATAAATGATGATTTAAGATATGAAAATTATGATATTAAGAGCTTGTATATAGACTTTTTAGCTAAGCATTTTTTACATCTTAAAGACTATAAAGAAAAAATCATCATTGATTGTGCAAATGGAGCTACTGGAGTAATTATAAAGCCTTTGGTGGAAAAATTAAATCTTAATGCACAAATTTTATTTGAAAATCCTGATGGAAATTTTCCAAATCACGCGCCCGATCCAACAGAGCTTGAAAATTTACATGCATTGCAAGTTGCGTTAAAAGAAAATGAAAATGCAAAAATGGGCTTTGCTTTTGATGGAGATGGGGATCGTTTGGTAGTCGTAAGTAAAGATTATGTATTTAAGGGTGATGAGCTTTGTTATTTATTTGCTAAAAATATAAAAAATCCTAGAGTTTTAGGTGAAGTAAAATGCTCTAAAAATCTTTTTGATGAGGTGGCAAAATTTGGTTTTATTATGATGGGTAAGACCGGACATTCTAATATTAAAAAAATGATGAAAGAGCAAAATATCGACATAGCAGCAGAGCTTAGTGGGCATATTTTCTTCAAAGATAGATATTTTGGTTATGATGATGGAATTTATGCATTTTTAAGAACTTTAGAGCTTTTAGTAAATGGTTTTGATATAGAAAAATTAGTTAAAGAGTTGCCAAAACTTTATGCAAGTGAAGAGATTAAGCTTAAGGTTAGTGAGGAAAATAAATTTCAAATCATAGAAAAATTTAAAGAAAAAGTAAAAGCAAACGCTTTTGAAAATGTGCTTGATTGTAATGAAATTGACGGAGTTAGAATCACATTTAAAGAAGGCTGGGCGCTTTTGCGTGCTTCTAATACAAGTCCATATCTTATCATGCGTGCTGAAGCTACAAGTGCTGAATTTAAAGACTTTTTAGAAGCAAGAGTAAAAGAACTTTTTGAAGAAATTATAAAAGAGCTTGTATAAGTTCTTTTACATCAATATTTTTTGTGTATAAATATGCTCTTAAGAGTTTAGGAATTTTTGCTTTTCTATAAATTTCTTTAAATTCTTTTGGTATTTTCTCACAATTTACAAAAGGAAAAATCAAAACTTTTTCTTGTATATAAACAATACCTATTTTATGCGAAATCACCCCATCGCCTTTTAATGCTTCTTGTCTTTGTTTAGCACTTAAAAGAACTCCAAGTTTTTTGAAACATTTTGCGATTAAGCTTTCATCTTTTTGAGTTATATAAATATTTTTAAATTCGCAAATATTCTCTTCTTTTAAGTCTTTTTCTAAGTATTTAAAGCTTTTTTTTACTCCATTTGGATAAAACTTTAAAAACTCATTAGCAAAATTTTTGCGTATGAAATTTCTAAAATATTTCTCATCATCATTACTCTCATCATGAAAATAAGTGATATTATTTTCTTTTAGGTAGTTTGAAATTTCTTCTTTTGGAGTTTCAAGCAAGGGTCTTATGATGGTAAAATATTTTCTTTTTTCAATATCTTTAAAACCAAGTAATTCTCTAAGCCCTGCACCTTTAGAAAACTGCATTAAGAACCATTCTAGTTTATCATTTAGATGATGAGCTAATAAAAGATTATCATAAGAGTGATTTTTGCAAAGTTTTTCAAAAAACTCATAACGCAAAGCTCTTGCATGAGCTTCGAAATTTTTTGTTATTTTGGGTGCGGTTTTGATATAAATTTTTTTATGAAAACTCTTGGCTAATTTTTTAGCACTTTGCTCTTCTTTGTCGCTATTTTTGCGAATTTTGTAGTTTATAAAAGCAAGGTCAAAATCTATATTTTTTTCTAAAAGCATGAAAAATAAAGCACTAGAATCACTCCCATGAGAAAATGCTAAAAGATTTTTCCCTTGCTTTAAATGATTTAAATATTTGCTATCAATCATCAAGCTTTCTTAAGGCTTTTGCAATAAGTTTTTTATCTAAGCTCTGCGTAATTTCACACTCATAAAGCTCACCCATTTCTAAATCGCCACAATCACTTTCATTGATGAGAATTTCTCCATCTATATTTCTATCCCAACGCATATCTTTTGCACCGATGAAAAATTCTCCTTCAGAGCTTTGACCTTCACAAAATGCTAAGGTTTTTTTACTAACTTGTTGGTTAAAGCTTTTTTCTATGCATTCATCTACGATTTTTTCTATCACTTTTAATCTTGCATTGATGGTTTTACTAGGAATTTGTTCCATGTCAAAAGCTGCAGTATCTTCTTCTTTAGAATAAGCAAAAACACTAATTCTATCAAAACTAAATTCTTTTATAAAAGCACATAATTCTTCAAAATCCTCATCACTCTCTCCAGGGTGTCCTACTATAAAACCTGTGCGTAAAAATGAATTTGGGGCTTGTTTCATTAAATTTAAAAATTCGATTAATTTAGCTTTGTTAGCCCCACGCTTCATGATTTTAAGCATATTATCACTGATGTGCTGCAGAGGCATATCAAAATAATTTACAAAAACTTTTGATTGAATGATTTTTTCTATCACTTCTTTGCTAATGCTTGTTGGGTATAGATATAAAATTCTAGCAGCTTTTACTCCCTGAATGCTTTCTACTGCTTCAATAAGCTTTAAAAGCCCATCTTTTTGGCCTTGATCAAATAAATACGAGCTTGTATCTTGAGCGATAAAAGAAAAATCTTTATAACCTTTACTAGCAAGTTCTTTTACTTCATTTATAATGCTTTTTAAGTTTC
Coding sequences:
- the tilS gene encoding tRNA lysidine(34) synthetase TilS: MMIDSKYLNHLKQGKNLLAFSHGSDSSALFFMLLEKNIDFDLAFINYKIRKNSDKEEQSAKKLAKSFHKKIYIKTAPKITKNFEAHARALRYEFFEKLCKNHSYDNLLLAHHLNDKLEWFLMQFSKGAGLRELLGFKDIEKRKYFTIIRPLLETPKEEISNYLKENNITYFHDESNDDEKYFRNFIRKNFANEFLKFYPNGVKKSFKYLEKDLKEENICEFKNIYITQKDESLIAKCFKKLGVLLSAKQRQEALKGDGVISHKIGIVYIQEKVLIFPFVNCEKIPKEFKEIYRKAKIPKLLRAYLYTKNIDVKELIQALL
- the rimO gene encoding 30S ribosomal protein S12 methylthiotransferase RimO, producing the protein MPKLFLMSLGCNKNLVDSEIMLGRLSNYEICDEPSIADVLIVNTCGFIDSAKKESINAILDLHEQRKKDSLLVVTGCLMQRYREELMKELPEVDLFTGVGDYEKIDEMILKKTNLFSTSTYLQDENTNRVITGSNYHAFIKIAEGCNQKCSFCAIPSFKGKLKSRNLKSIINEVKELASKGYKDFSFIAQDTSSYLFDQGQKDGLLKLIEAVESIQGVKAARILYLYPTSISKEVIEKIIQSKVFVNYFDMPLQHISDNMLKIMKRGANKAKLIEFLNLMKQAPNSFLRTGFIVGHPGESDEDFEELCAFIKEFSFDRISVFAYSKEEDTAAFDMEQIPSKTINARLKVIEKIVDECIEKSFNQQVSKKTLAFCEGQSSEGEFFIGAKDMRWDRNIDGEILINESDCGDLEMGELYECEITQSLDKKLIAKALRKLDD
- a CDS encoding phosphomannomutase/phosphoglucomutase, giving the protein MLDLIFREYDIRGLYPNELNEKSVKAIGYALGLEMRARGCEKVSIGYDARYSANELFNYLISGLNKANMQVFNIGLAPTPMGYFSLFFDDIFDANIMITGSHNPKEYNGFKITIKKESFFGADLKKLSLKVQEYLELEINDDLRYENYDIKSLYIDFLAKHFLHLKDYKEKIIIDCANGATGVIIKPLVEKLNLNAQILFENPDGNFPNHAPDPTELENLHALQVALKENENAKMGFAFDGDGDRLVVVSKDYVFKGDELCYLFAKNIKNPRVLGEVKCSKNLFDEVAKFGFIMMGKTGHSNIKKMMKEQNIDIAAELSGHIFFKDRYFGYDDGIYAFLRTLELLVNGFDIEKLVKELPKLYASEEIKLKVSEENKFQIIEKFKEKVKANAFENVLDCNEIDGVRITFKEGWALLRASNTSPYLIMRAEATSAEFKDFLEARVKELFEEIIKELV